The following coding sequences are from one Desulfosporosinus orientis DSM 765 window:
- a CDS encoding beta-propeller domain-containing protein — protein sequence MKKAWFLVVLLTVFVVVTLPRLGKATSEEVTLTPEQSLPSVETAENLRNLLKESESSRTLLGRGRLYVSDGMLGAVNKSAQAASEAAAPAPSDHSTTNLQVEGVDEADIIKNDGQYIYQVNPQELIVSQAYPANQMKIVSRISFKEGEFTPQELYVDDHYLVLIGNAYYPGTSSPDTPKVQPQVRDASQVQIYPPVWIRSVSKVIVYDLADKTNLNKLRELELDGDYLSSRKIGSNLYLIANKYLDTYRIMEQGAEPSLPSYRDTAGKGDFVTIGYPDIHYFPQSIEANYLLMAALDLDQKDQEMQVSVYLGSGQAVYASASNLFVAVTQYQQQLPKPEPALSESTSETQPASNSSASSSPAVAPKTLIPPVKLSTGLYKFELSPGTTAYKAKGEVPGTTLNQFAMDENKGYLRIATTTGQIWRTDELTSKNNVYVLDENLQLAGKIEDIAPGEKIYSVRFMGDRGYLVTFKSVDPFFVLDLKDPAAPAILGALKIPGYSDYLHPYDENHIIGFGKETIEVSQSGSFYQGLKLAVFDVTDVAHPMEMFRTTIGDRGTDSEVLHNHKALLFDKEKGILSFPVTLMEVANPGSVNSRNIFPDYGQFTYQGAYVYHFDLVNGFNLRGKITHLKNEDILKSGQYYLNSSKTVERVMFIKDTLYTISQGMIKANDLSSLQEKKSLILK from the coding sequence ATGAAGAAAGCTTGGTTCTTAGTGGTTCTGCTCACGGTGTTTGTTGTTGTCACGTTGCCTAGGTTAGGTAAAGCAACCAGTGAAGAGGTAACGCTCACCCCGGAACAAAGTCTGCCTAGCGTAGAAACAGCGGAAAATCTGCGCAATCTTTTGAAGGAATCGGAAAGTTCCAGAACATTGCTGGGTCGAGGAAGACTCTATGTCAGTGACGGGATGTTGGGGGCAGTGAATAAATCCGCACAAGCAGCATCAGAAGCAGCAGCACCTGCACCCTCAGATCATTCAACCACCAATCTGCAAGTAGAGGGTGTGGATGAAGCCGACATTATTAAAAACGACGGTCAATACATCTATCAAGTGAACCCTCAGGAACTGATTGTTTCTCAGGCTTACCCTGCCAATCAAATGAAGATAGTCAGCCGCATAAGCTTTAAAGAGGGAGAATTTACACCCCAGGAGCTTTACGTGGATGACCATTATTTGGTCTTAATCGGAAATGCTTATTATCCGGGAACTTCCTCTCCTGATACTCCCAAGGTTCAGCCTCAAGTCCGGGATGCTTCCCAAGTGCAAATCTATCCTCCTGTCTGGATCAGGTCTGTCTCCAAGGTCATCGTCTATGACCTTGCCGATAAAACCAATCTAAATAAGCTCCGGGAACTGGAACTGGATGGTGACTACCTATCTTCCCGTAAAATCGGTTCCAACCTTTATTTAATCGCTAACAAGTATTTAGATACCTATCGAATTATGGAACAAGGTGCAGAACCGTCCCTCCCCAGTTACCGTGATACTGCCGGCAAAGGAGATTTTGTGACCATAGGCTATCCAGACATTCATTACTTTCCCCAATCCATTGAAGCTAATTATTTGCTGATGGCTGCTCTTGATCTGGATCAGAAGGATCAGGAAATGCAGGTTTCAGTTTATCTGGGTTCCGGTCAGGCCGTCTACGCTTCCGCCTCCAATCTCTTTGTAGCCGTAACCCAATACCAGCAGCAACTCCCAAAGCCTGAGCCGGCTTTATCGGAATCAACATCTGAAACCCAACCGGCATCGAATAGCTCTGCTTCATCTTCCCCGGCCGTAGCGCCCAAAACCTTAATCCCTCCCGTTAAACTATCCACCGGTCTCTATAAATTCGAACTCTCTCCAGGCACTACTGCCTATAAAGCTAAAGGTGAAGTTCCGGGCACCACTCTTAATCAGTTTGCCATGGACGAAAATAAGGGCTATTTGAGGATCGCAACAACAACCGGTCAGATTTGGCGTACGGATGAGCTTACGTCTAAAAATAACGTCTATGTCCTGGATGAAAACCTTCAACTGGCAGGCAAAATCGAAGATATTGCTCCCGGTGAGAAGATCTATTCCGTTCGCTTCATGGGAGACCGAGGCTACTTGGTAACCTTTAAAAGTGTCGACCCCTTCTTCGTCCTGGACCTTAAAGACCCTGCCGCTCCGGCCATTTTAGGCGCTTTGAAAATCCCGGGATACAGTGATTATCTCCACCCTTATGATGAAAACCATATCATTGGTTTCGGCAAAGAGACCATCGAAGTAAGTCAAAGTGGTTCTTTTTACCAAGGTCTTAAGTTAGCCGTCTTTGATGTCACGGATGTTGCTCATCCTATGGAGATGTTTAGGACAACGATCGGCGACCGGGGGACGGATTCCGAAGTACTTCATAACCACAAGGCCCTCCTTTTTGATAAAGAAAAGGGGATTTTATCCTTCCCCGTTACCCTTATGGAAGTGGCCAATCCGGGCAGCGTCAATTCAAGGAACATCTTCCCTGACTACGGTCAATTTACCTATCAGGGTGCTTATGTTTATCATTTTGATCTGGTCAACGGCTTCAACCTAAGAGGAAAGATAACCCATCTCAAGAATGAGGATATCCTAAAATCCGGTCAGTATTATCTGAACAGCTCTAAGACCGTCGAGCGGGTGATGTTCATCAAAGACACCCTTTATACCATTTCCCAAGGGATGATCAAAGCCAATGATCTTTCGTCACTACAAGAGAAGAAGAGCTTAATTCTAAAATAA
- a CDS encoding MGMT family protein, with protein MDRKEFANKVYEIVMDIPWGNVATYGLIAFLCGYPRRSRMVGQALHHAPDFLNIPCHRVVNSQGRLAPGWTEQKQLLANEGIRFKENGCVDLKKYLWDVNSGSLSRVRD; from the coding sequence TTGGACAGAAAAGAATTCGCCAATAAAGTTTATGAGATCGTCATGGATATCCCTTGGGGAAATGTCGCCACCTACGGCCTGATTGCCTTTTTATGCGGTTACCCCAGACGTTCAAGAATGGTCGGGCAGGCACTCCATCATGCCCCGGATTTCCTTAATATCCCTTGCCATCGGGTGGTAAACTCTCAGGGCCGTTTAGCTCCGGGATGGACAGAGCAAAAGCAACTCCTAGCTAATGAAGGTATCCGCTTCAAGGAAAACGGTTGCGTGGATTTAAAAAAGTATCTGTGGGATGTCAATTCAGGTAGTCTAAGCAGAGTAAGGGACTAG
- the trmB gene encoding tRNA (guanosine(46)-N7)-methyltransferase TrmB, translating into MRLRKKSWARPELEKDPKVILNPWEQKGKWQKFLGNDHPIHVELGCGRGRFISELAGRHTEINYLALDLYDELLIQVLRKANENHLSNICVIPVNIQNSGNIFAQDEIQRIYINFCNPWPNKRHHKRRLTHPNFLRLYQSFLSKGAEIWFKTDNELLFTDSLDYFQATGYQELYRTYDLQQSDFPGNIMTEYEEKFCSQGIKIKFAIFRILKNHKTDHVLM; encoded by the coding sequence ATGCGGCTCAGAAAAAAGTCGTGGGCTAGGCCTGAATTAGAAAAAGATCCTAAGGTGATTCTTAATCCTTGGGAGCAAAAAGGAAAATGGCAAAAGTTCCTCGGCAATGATCACCCTATCCATGTGGAATTAGGCTGCGGCCGGGGGCGTTTTATCAGTGAATTAGCCGGAAGGCATACTGAAATCAACTATCTGGCTTTGGATCTCTACGATGAACTTTTGATTCAGGTTTTAAGAAAGGCGAATGAAAACCACCTGAGTAATATTTGCGTAATTCCTGTCAATATCCAGAACTCAGGAAATATCTTTGCTCAGGATGAAATCCAACGAATTTATATTAACTTTTGTAATCCCTGGCCCAATAAGCGGCATCATAAGCGCAGGCTGACTCATCCGAATTTCCTCAGGCTTTACCAAAGCTTTTTAAGCAAGGGAGCAGAGATCTGGTTCAAAACAGATAATGAATTGCTGTTTACTGACAGCCTTGATTATTTCCAAGCAACAGGTTATCAAGAGCTGTATAGGACCTATGATTTGCAGCAGAGTGATTTTCCGGGAAATATCATGACGGAGTATGAGGAAAAGTTTTGCAGTCAAGGGATCAAGATAAAGTTTGCTATTTTTCGCATCTTAAAAAACCATAAGACCGATCACGTATTAATGTGA
- a CDS encoding helix-turn-helix domain-containing protein, with the protein MAIIINLDVMLAKRKMSLTELSERVGITIANLSVLKTGKAKAIRLSTLEAICKALDCQPGDILEYRKNH; encoded by the coding sequence ATGGCAATTATTATCAATCTTGATGTGATGTTGGCCAAAAGAAAAATGAGCCTCACAGAACTTTCGGAGAGAGTTGGAATTACGATTGCTAATCTTTCCGTCTTAAAAACCGGCAAGGCAAAAGCGATTCGCTTATCTACTTTAGAGGCTATCTGTAAAGCTTTAGACTGTCAACCGGGGGATATTCTCGAATACAGGAAGAATCATTAA
- a CDS encoding GntR family transcriptional regulator: MPWDLKSDRPIYTQLVEQIELMIFSGVYPLGSKLPSVRDMAQEAAVNPNTMQRALVKLEEDGLIITHRTSGRTITEDARMIEMAKTKLARQQISEFLAKMQLMGFEQKEILTIIDNMVKEMKK, encoded by the coding sequence ATGCCTTGGGATTTGAAATCTGACAGACCGATTTACACCCAGCTGGTTGAACAAATTGAGCTGATGATCTTTTCCGGCGTCTATCCCCTGGGGTCCAAATTGCCTTCAGTTCGGGATATGGCTCAAGAAGCCGCTGTAAATCCCAACACAATGCAGCGGGCTCTGGTTAAATTGGAGGAAGACGGACTCATCATTACACACCGCACCAGCGGTCGGACGATTACGGAGGATGCACGTATGATTGAAATGGCTAAAACCAAATTAGCTCGACAGCAAATCTCTGAATTTCTGGCAAAAATGCAGCTGATGGGCTTTGAGCAAAAGGAAATTCTAACCATCATCGATAACATGGTAAAGGAGATGAAAAAATGA
- a CDS encoding GNAT family N-acetyltransferase, with the protein MNEIWIKKLPSVEFRTVPSNCLEALKQIVNSNKEYNILSEGHAELTDAEILEMYESSKRVGAVMSYIMHNGSPIGVIDYLSENPSDKMPWLGLLMIHTKNQGKGYAIAALERYEFLMKTKGLKKVRLGVIKGNERALRFWNNRGFTFYQEKQGDKWTIMCFEKEL; encoded by the coding sequence TTGAATGAAATATGGATAAAGAAATTGCCCTCAGTTGAATTTAGGACTGTTCCCTCTAATTGCCTTGAAGCATTAAAACAAATAGTTAACTCAAACAAAGAATATAACATATTGTCCGAAGGTCATGCTGAGCTTACCGATGCCGAAATCCTAGAGATGTACGAATCCTCAAAAAGGGTTGGTGCAGTTATGAGCTATATTATGCATAACGGTTCTCCAATAGGAGTCATTGATTACCTCAGCGAGAACCCTTCTGATAAAATGCCGTGGCTCGGGTTATTAATGATACATACCAAAAATCAAGGTAAAGGTTATGCCATAGCAGCACTGGAAAGATATGAATTCTTAATGAAAACGAAAGGTTTAAAAAAAGTACGCCTTGGCGTTATTAAAGGAAACGAACGTGCGTTAAGGTTCTGGAATAATAGGGGATTTACCTTTTACCAGGAGAAACAAGGAGATAAATGGACGATAATGTGTTTTGAAAAAGAGCTGTAA
- a CDS encoding DUF4956 domain-containing protein, with product MLDTILASTSGDSLTLTSSLAVLGSALIIGLFISLIYLQTHKKEGYSSGFTITLIMLPAIISVIILLIGDNVARAFSLAGAFSLIRFRSAPGEPKDIAYVFFTLAVGLACGMGYIAMAALFALILCLIMLLLYYTNFPNPRSNAMSLKITVPENLNFQGLFDDILNTYANSWHVKRVKTSNFGTLFEVAYNLNLKQSIDQKEFLDELRCRNGNLNISLTSKEYEDKIYA from the coding sequence ATGTTAGATACTATTCTAGCCTCCACCAGCGGAGATTCCCTGACCTTAACAAGTTCTTTGGCTGTTTTAGGTTCAGCCTTAATCATAGGACTGTTCATCAGCCTCATTTACCTGCAAACCCATAAAAAGGAAGGTTATTCCTCCGGTTTCACCATTACTTTAATCATGCTCCCGGCTATTATTTCCGTGATTATTCTCTTGATCGGGGATAACGTAGCCCGAGCCTTCAGCTTGGCCGGTGCCTTCAGCCTGATCCGCTTCCGAAGTGCTCCCGGGGAACCTAAGGATATTGCTTATGTCTTTTTCACCTTAGCCGTCGGTTTAGCCTGTGGTATGGGCTACATTGCCATGGCAGCCTTATTTGCTCTGATCTTGTGTTTGATCATGCTCCTGCTCTATTACACAAACTTCCCCAACCCCAGATCAAATGCTATGAGCTTAAAAATTACCGTTCCGGAAAATCTCAATTTCCAAGGCTTATTCGACGATATCCTTAACACTTACGCCAATTCCTGGCATGTTAAACGTGTCAAAACCAGCAATTTCGGGACCCTTTTTGAAGTGGCTTATAATCTTAATCTCAAACAGTCCATTGATCAGAAGGAGTTTCTTGACGAGTTAAGATGCCGCAACGGCAATCTGAACATTTCTTTAACTTCCAAAGAATATGAAGACAAAATTTATGCATAA
- a CDS encoding DUF2975 domain-containing protein, protein MKRETLFLKVVVFLMGIPVLALCLFGLPGIAKEAADHFPSHWVYPSIIGMYGAAIPFYAVLYQAFRLLTYIDKNIAFSELSVKALKTIKYCAVSVSILFSASLPLFYLVADADDAPGLLLLGMVIAFAPIVIAVFAAVLEKLLKDAINIKSENDLTI, encoded by the coding sequence ATGAAACGAGAAACGCTGTTCTTAAAGGTCGTTGTTTTTCTTATGGGAATTCCGGTTCTTGCCTTGTGTCTATTTGGGTTGCCTGGGATTGCTAAAGAAGCAGCAGACCATTTTCCAAGTCATTGGGTATATCCCTCGATAATCGGTATGTATGGAGCAGCGATACCTTTTTACGCTGTATTATATCAGGCTTTTAGACTTCTAACCTATATTGACAAAAACATAGCTTTCTCGGAATTATCGGTAAAAGCTTTAAAGACTATAAAATACTGTGCAGTCTCAGTCAGTATTTTGTTTTCGGCAAGTTTGCCGCTCTTTTATCTCGTCGCGGATGCAGACGATGCCCCAGGTCTCTTATTGCTCGGAATGGTTATTGCTTTTGCCCCAATTGTCATTGCAGTCTTTGCGGCTGTGCTTGAAAAGCTTTTAAAAGATGCAATTAATATTAAATCCGAAAATGATCTGACGATTTGA
- a CDS encoding DUF1456 family protein, producing MDNNDILIRVRYALNLRDRDMVEIFKLGGTEVTEETVRKLLIKSKETYRYQNDAEDHWEGEEREENIKCRNSMLESFLNGLIIFKRGKQEPKQGQPETPALENNENPNNSLLKKLKIALSLTSEDIMDILREAGVMITKGELSALLRKKGHKNYKECGDKYARNFLKGLTKKYRG from the coding sequence ATGGATAATAATGACATCTTAATTAGAGTAAGATATGCCCTGAATTTACGGGATAGAGATATGGTAGAGATCTTTAAACTTGGCGGCACTGAAGTAACAGAAGAGACAGTTCGGAAGCTGCTCATTAAATCAAAGGAAACTTACCGTTACCAAAATGACGCTGAGGATCACTGGGAAGGGGAAGAAAGGGAAGAAAATATTAAATGCAGGAACAGTATGCTGGAATCCTTTCTTAATGGCTTGATCATCTTTAAAAGAGGAAAGCAAGAACCAAAACAAGGACAGCCTGAGACACCTGCCCTGGAGAATAACGAAAATCCTAATAATAGTTTGCTTAAAAAATTGAAGATTGCTTTGTCCCTGACCAGTGAAGATATCATGGATATCTTAAGAGAAGCAGGGGTCATGATAACCAAAGGAGAATTAAGCGCACTGTTACGAAAGAAAGGGCACAAGAACTACAAAGAGTGTGGGGATAAATACGCCCGAAATTTCCTGAAGGGATTGACGAAAAAATACAGGGGCTAG
- a CDS encoding GGDEF domain-containing protein yields MAKALNFIQNFPHAILAIFGGFIGVLICSIDLFLPTTLHLDLYFMVTVILVIIGLFLGLFIRKLFFNIYRDSLTGLGNRGMFYHSLKTEMTQVKGNDLSLAMIDLDNFKQINDTYGHVAGDIVLKKLAELLKQNIRKTDTVVRWGGEEFAVIMPSTNMQGAYALLERIRRVIETYNFGPEINSKQITFSSGVVSYSKVSKAMKTNTHELNPLDLFVNLADKALYKAKASKNTVVRWNEELCA; encoded by the coding sequence GTGGCCAAAGCATTAAACTTTATACAAAATTTTCCACACGCAATTTTAGCTATCTTTGGAGGTTTCATAGGTGTTTTAATATGTTCAATTGATCTATTTCTTCCAACAACCTTACATTTGGATTTATATTTCATGGTCACTGTGATCCTGGTGATAATAGGGCTTTTCTTGGGGTTATTTATTCGAAAATTGTTTTTTAATATTTACCGGGACTCGCTCACTGGCTTAGGAAACAGGGGCATGTTTTATCATAGCCTCAAGACAGAAATGACCCAAGTAAAAGGCAATGACTTGAGCTTAGCTATGATTGACCTAGATAATTTTAAGCAGATAAACGATACTTATGGTCACGTAGCCGGAGATATTGTATTAAAGAAACTGGCTGAATTACTAAAGCAAAATATTCGGAAAACGGATACGGTCGTTAGATGGGGCGGCGAAGAGTTTGCCGTCATTATGCCCTCCACAAATATGCAAGGTGCTTATGCATTATTAGAACGTATTAGACGAGTTATTGAAACTTATAATTTCGGTCCTGAGATAAACTCAAAACAAATTACCTTCAGTTCTGGTGTGGTATCCTATTCAAAAGTATCTAAAGCAATGAAAACAAATACTCATGAGTTAAATCCATTAGACCTTTTTGTAAATTTAGCCGACAAAGCTTTGTATAAAGCAAAAGCGTCAAAAAATACCGTTGTTCGCTGGAATGAAGAGCTTTGTGCTTAA
- a CDS encoding carbohydrate-binding domain-containing protein, whose translation MKKPLGIILSLMLILTTAIGCSAAKTSTNAEAAVSSTGSTASLKSITVNYDEDDYYFDWKNSSYQTITLNGSSANATGEGVSVKNSTVTISQSGVYEISGNLSDGSIVVDVDKDKDADTVFLVLNGASIQSQTSAPIYVKDAKKAVILLEKDTTNSVADGSATVVNNDGEPSAAIFSKADLTISGSGALTVTGNNNDGITSKDDLKITDGTLTVKAKADGIVGKDILSVKKGNLTIDAGKDGMRSTNDTDADKGNVVIQNGQFTVTAANDAIQAAKQVQIDDGQLNLTSGGGYPGKSISSGKEGFGGPPDQNFAASQNTDTAQTTEDQESQKGLKGGEGILINGGTINVSSYEDSLHSNNEIDINSGSLNLQSGDDGIHADNNLFISNGEIAIQNSYESLEGANITISGGKITAASSDDGINVNNKEGVLTISGGEIALNSNGDGLDSNGSIKMTGGTVNVDGPAENMNGAIDYDQSFTISGGTLIASGSSGMAQAPSDNTQPSILMYYSSTQTAGSTITLKDKDGAVVASFTPTKDYSSAAISSPKLSLNSSYTLYSNDTKIVEFTLADSLTYLSESGVTSKPQNSGPGGGGMGPDGVEGTRPDGAGGMPSPEGGTAPDNSSSQE comes from the coding sequence ATGAAAAAACCACTCGGGATTATTTTGTCCCTGATGCTAATCTTAACTACTGCCATTGGCTGTTCTGCTGCAAAAACAAGCACCAATGCTGAAGCCGCAGTATCCAGTACCGGCAGTACCGCTTCCCTTAAATCCATTACTGTCAACTATGATGAGGATGATTACTATTTTGACTGGAAAAACAGCAGTTATCAGACCATCACCTTAAACGGAAGCTCAGCGAATGCAACTGGCGAAGGGGTGAGTGTCAAAAATTCCACAGTGACCATCTCACAATCAGGAGTCTATGAGATAAGCGGTAATCTCTCCGACGGAAGCATCGTAGTGGATGTTGACAAAGACAAAGATGCAGACACAGTATTTCTCGTCCTAAACGGAGCCTCTATCCAAAGTCAGACAAGTGCCCCCATCTATGTCAAAGACGCTAAAAAGGCGGTTATCCTCCTGGAGAAGGACACCACTAATTCCGTCGCCGACGGCAGTGCCACAGTTGTCAATAACGATGGTGAACCCTCTGCCGCTATTTTCAGCAAGGCTGACCTGACCATCAGCGGCAGCGGCGCCTTAACCGTAACCGGTAATAACAATGACGGCATTACCAGTAAGGATGATTTAAAAATCACGGACGGCACATTAACCGTAAAGGCCAAAGCTGATGGAATTGTGGGCAAGGATATCCTTAGTGTCAAAAAAGGAAACCTTACCATCGATGCGGGTAAAGACGGCATGCGCTCTACCAATGATACTGATGCCGACAAGGGAAATGTGGTCATTCAAAACGGTCAGTTCACTGTAACTGCCGCTAATGACGCTATTCAGGCAGCCAAACAAGTTCAAATTGACGACGGTCAACTTAATCTGACTTCCGGCGGAGGCTATCCTGGCAAGAGCATCAGCAGCGGCAAGGAAGGTTTTGGCGGCCCGCCTGACCAGAATTTCGCTGCTTCCCAAAATACGGATACAGCTCAGACCACAGAAGACCAAGAAAGTCAAAAAGGATTAAAAGGTGGCGAAGGGATTCTAATTAACGGCGGTACCATCAATGTTTCCTCCTACGAAGATTCACTGCACAGCAACAATGAGATCGATATTAACAGCGGCAGTCTAAACTTGCAAAGCGGTGACGATGGAATACACGCTGATAACAATTTATTTATCAGCAACGGCGAAATCGCCATTCAAAACTCTTACGAGAGTTTAGAGGGTGCAAACATCACTATCAGCGGAGGAAAAATCACTGCCGCCTCCAGCGATGACGGCATCAATGTCAACAACAAAGAAGGTGTCTTAACCATCTCCGGTGGTGAAATTGCCTTAAACTCCAACGGTGACGGCCTGGATTCCAACGGCAGTATCAAGATGACCGGCGGAACAGTTAATGTTGATGGCCCGGCGGAAAATATGAATGGAGCTATTGATTACGACCAAAGCTTTACCATTAGCGGAGGCACTCTCATCGCCTCGGGCAGCTCCGGAATGGCTCAGGCTCCCAGTGACAATACTCAACCATCAATTCTTATGTACTACTCTTCCACTCAAACAGCAGGAAGCACAATTACCCTAAAAGATAAAGATGGTGCGGTAGTTGCATCTTTTACCCCCACTAAAGACTATAGCTCTGCGGCTATCTCTTCACCTAAATTATCCCTCAACTCTTCTTATACCCTCTATAGCAACGACACTAAAATCGTTGAATTTACACTGGCTGACTCCCTGACTTATCTCAGCGAATCCGGGGTTACCAGCAAGCCCCAAAATTCCGGCCCCGGCGGCGGAGGTATGGGACCTGATGGCGTTGAGGGTACAAGACCTGATGGTGCAGGCGGCATGCCTTCTCCAGAAGGCGGAACGGCACCTGATAATAGCAGCTCTCAAGAATAA
- a CDS encoding flavin reductase family protein: MKKSLGAKTLIYPTPVLIIGTYDDEDKPNVMTAAWGGICCSSPPCVAISLRKATYTYGNLMSKKAFTINIPSENYVKEADYFGIVSGKKEDKFAKTGLTPVKSDLVDAPYIKEFPFNVECKIINVLEIGLHTQFIGEVMDIKIDEALQEGGKPTIEQIKPLLYAPDSRNYYTVGKQIASAFSIGNQL; this comes from the coding sequence ATGAAAAAAAGTTTAGGGGCTAAAACTTTAATCTATCCGACACCGGTATTAATCATAGGTACCTATGATGACGAAGACAAGCCCAATGTGATGACTGCTGCCTGGGGAGGCATTTGCTGCTCATCTCCGCCATGTGTTGCAATTTCATTGCGCAAAGCTACTTATACATACGGTAATCTGATGTCCAAAAAGGCCTTTACTATTAATATCCCCTCAGAAAACTATGTCAAAGAAGCCGATTATTTCGGCATCGTATCGGGCAAGAAGGAAGACAAATTTGCCAAGACGGGTCTCACACCGGTCAAAAGTGACCTGGTTGATGCCCCTTATATTAAAGAATTTCCCTTTAATGTCGAATGCAAAATCATCAACGTCCTTGAAATTGGCCTGCACACCCAGTTTATCGGTGAGGTTATGGATATAAAGATTGATGAGGCCTTACAGGAAGGCGGCAAGCCGACTATTGAACAAATAAAACCGCTATTATATGCTCCTGACAGTCGAAATTATTATACCGTAGGAAAACAAATCGCCTCGGCATTTTCCATAGGCAATCAGCTGTAA
- a CDS encoding polyphosphate polymerase domain-containing protein gives MAITTFKRYEMKYMLTQSQLDALIPKLLEYMNPDEHCQNGKDYSIYNIYYDTHDHHLIRHSLSKPYYKEKLRLRSYEVLTSPQDKVFLELKKKIGGIVNKRRAVLTLQEAHNFINLGRPPVSSNPMTRQVVKEIEYFLSNNEVTPAVYISYRRLAFFGKEDKDFRVTFDYQITTRRRELSLTKESYGEQLINPGQYLMEVKLTGAVPIWLSRVLSESSIFRTSFSKYGREYLNACPVLYQSLSEKTAGNLVSPKPTQNDDHYRCTTSALYA, from the coding sequence ATGGCAATAACCACTTTTAAACGCTATGAAATGAAGTATATGCTCACCCAGTCTCAGCTGGATGCACTGATCCCAAAACTGTTAGAGTACATGAATCCCGATGAGCATTGCCAAAATGGAAAGGATTATAGTATTTACAATATCTATTATGATACTCATGATCACCATTTAATCCGGCATTCTCTCTCGAAACCCTATTATAAAGAAAAACTACGTTTGCGAAGCTATGAAGTCCTTACCTCACCTCAGGACAAGGTGTTTCTGGAACTAAAAAAGAAAATCGGCGGAATTGTCAATAAGCGCCGGGCCGTCCTAACCTTACAGGAAGCCCACAATTTTATAAACCTCGGAAGACCTCCGGTTTCGAGCAACCCTATGACCAGACAGGTCGTTAAGGAGATTGAATATTTTCTAAGTAATAATGAGGTAACTCCTGCCGTGTACATCAGCTATCGACGTCTAGCCTTTTTCGGAAAAGAAGATAAAGACTTCCGAGTAACCTTCGACTATCAAATTACCACCCGCCGAAGAGAATTGAGCTTGACAAAAGAAAGTTATGGAGAACAGCTCATAAACCCAGGACAGTATTTAATGGAAGTTAAACTCACCGGTGCCGTACCCATCTGGCTGTCCAGAGTGCTATCCGAGAGCTCAATTTTCCGCACCAGCTTTTCAAAATATGGCCGGGAATATTTAAACGCCTGCCCTGTTCTTTACCAGAGCCTTTCTGAAAAAACTGCCGGGAACCTTGTCAGCCCTAAACCGACCCAAAACGATGATCACTATCGTTGTACAACCAGCGCACTCTATGCTTAA